The Lactuca sativa cultivar Salinas chromosome 2, Lsat_Salinas_v11, whole genome shotgun sequence genome includes the window GATGGTGATGGTTATGCATATTGGCACCATGTCACCACTAGGGTTAAAGAACACGAAATTTCATTGGATCATCTTACAAATAGGAATAAGTGGTTTGATATGCGTAAAAGACTGAActtaaatgaaacaattgataaagTTCAATACGAGCAATTCAAGAAAGAAAGAGATTAGTGGAAACAAGTCCTTTTGAGAATCATTGCAGTAGTGAAATTTCTTGCTAAACATAATTTAGCATTTCGTGGATCCAATGAAAAGTTGTATCAAAAAGGTAACtataaattgtaatttttttgttCTGATTCCAACAAATACCTTTTTGTTAATTATTATGACTGATTTCACTTCTTAtttgttaattttatttaatagGTAACGGAAATTTTTTGGGTGTCATTGAAATGTTGGAAGAGTTTGACCCGGTTATCAAAGAGCATGTGCGGCGGATCACAAGTGATGGGCTTCATGTGCATTATCTTGGCCACTTAATCCAAAACGAACACAATATCTTTGCTAgcttaagaaattaaaaaaaaaaaacttatcaaGAAGATAAAGGAAGCAAAGTACTACTCAATCATACTTGATTGTACTCCCGATTCAAGTCACCAGGAACAGATGACTATAATAGTGAGGTATTTGACGTTATCATATAATTTTGTTACTGTTGAGGAGTCCTTTTTAGGTTTTCTGAATGTTGATGATACCTCTGGAAAAGGACTATTTGATATTACACTTGAGGAGTTAAAGTCTCTTGGTCTTGAAATTGATGATATGCGTGGTCAAGGCTATGATAATGGAGCAAACATGAAAGGAAAACACCAAGGGGTGCAAAAGAGATTTTTAGATATAAATCCTAGAGCATTTTACACTCCTTGTGGTTGCCATTCTCTTAATCTAACATTATGTGATATGGCTAACAAGTGTGTTAAAGGAAAGAACTTTTTTGGATTCATCCAACGCATTTATACTATCTTTGCAAATTCTACTAAGAGGTGGGAAATTTTGAAAGATAATGTTAAAGCTTGGAGTCTTAAATCATTGTGTCAAACTCGTTGGGAAAGTCGGGTTGAGAGTGTAAAGGCTATTAAACTTCAACTTGTGGATGTACGGGAAGCTTTACTTCAAGTTGGAGAAAAAGATAATGATGTTGCAATTGCAAGTGAAGCAACTTCACTAGCAGAAAAAGAACTTGGTGACTTTGAATTTTTGGTATCAACTGTTATTTGGTATGAAGTACTAAACCATGTGAATATTTTGAGTAAGAAGTTACAATCAAAGGATATGCATCTTGATAAAGCTATtacagaaattaaaaaaaaattgattgggTACTTCAAGAATTATAGAGAAACTGGTTTTTCAAAAGCGATTGTTGAAGCTAAGGAGATTGCTATTGAAATGGGTATTGATCCAATATTTCCACAAAACCGTTTGATTGAAAGGAAAAGAAGGTTTGATGAGAGTTCAACTAGCGAAGAAGTTTCATTTACACCTGAAGAGAACTTTAGAGTCAATTATTTCTAATTCATTGTTGATCAAGCTATTTCTTCTCTTGAGACAAGATTTGAACAATTCAAAGAGTATGACAGAgtatttggttttttatttccaCATAATTTGAGGGGAATTGAAGATAAAGATCTTAAGTCGTATTGTCATCGTCTTGAAAAAGCACTCAAGTTTGAAGAAAGATCGGATATTGATGTCGATGAACTTTATACGGAGTTGAAATTATTTGAGACATTGGAAACCAATGAGTTTAGCAACCCTATAgatgttttgaagtttttgaaagaACTTGATTATTTCCCAAATGCAAGCATTGCATATAGAATATCGTTAACTATTCCAGTAACAGTTGCATCTGCAGAAAGGAGTTTTTCAAAATTGAAGTTTGTGAAATCTTACTTactgttaggtgcatttcatgtacccattttgtagctttattttataaaagtacattgcatataggcttaaactcatgcattttgcacgttttcgggatttttcatgaggcaatttcattcaaatacttttgtgatatttcagggacttttggaggAAGGATATTGTTGGAGGAGGTAAATAAAAGTTGCGGACAAAATTTCAGGACTTGCGGAGCACCGAGGAGCAATATATCAAAGAAACGAAGATTTTGGCTTTACAgacgtttacacggccgtgtaaatggaagccttgcgtttacacgggccgtgtaaacgtagatTTATGCGCAGTATATTTTTtcgtttacgcgggccgtgtaaatgacagtgttaatttacacgggccgtgtaaacgtaaacgtgggttttaaagcagtttttcaccattcttaaaGGGGGGAACCAACTTTTTACCAAGGTGTCGATTTTGGGAGCAAAGAAGGCGATTTTCTAGAGGATTTTGGagttgattaacacttgggaacatttgatttcattttgtaagaactttaatttcattttctagatttgtgatcttgttctagtcatgagtggctagaaccctagtttctccaacttcatatcttgactttttagttgtgatttcaatcatgtgaTTTGATGTTTGCTTCTAATTCCtacctagtgaatttgattttgtttcaattgaatgtttgattctaattgtgattcttattggccatttgaattagggttaggtcattcaagttatcaaattgcaaaatccgtaattgttttgtgaattgaactaagtaacaaacactaaattgatttccattgaatggatttagtgtaaatcttattcacatacacttttacactcccgagcttatgaggagtattgggtgttgttgggaacattcacataaagcttcatgcaatcttccaatctaattctaagagcttgtttagattaggttagtaaggttaggattaatcaaagagcttgttttggttaattattgtggtgaatggaaagtgttagagcttgttaacactttcaagtaccaacttaggtgGAATTGAGtagatatcatttcatccttGGAATCACATTGTTAAATTGTCTTTCATAGAGTTGGAGTTCTCACAAATCCtgaatttgtttcatttaattgATCATTTAGTTATTGTTTTATCCTCTTGTTTAAATCCTTGCATACCAACCCCCCATTTATGTGACCATTATTGTACCTTCcgcaaaaaggtataaacacttgtcccgtgtctctgtggatcgaccctgcttaccTTGTACTTCATTATTAGTTCATAGTAGTAGTGTTTAAGGAGTCATTtgtaccctttatttgttgggtttgacacgcctaacacttACGCTCCACAATGACACAAGAAAGACTTAGCGGTTTGGCAATGATATCTATCGAGAACGAAATCTTAGAGAGTATAGACTATGAAGAGTTGATCAACCAATTTGCAATCAAGAATGCTCTGAGAGCTTCAAGAATCGTCGGTTAGCTGTTAGGATATGTAATTACTCATCAAAATACTATGATTTTGCTTTGTTTATTGCTATAAAGTTTAtcgtcattttaataaaaatattagttTATGTAAGTTAATTTGTTACACGTTAAGGCCTAAGGGCCTTTTTTATCCATCTCGTTCTGCGCATTTGAATCCTCAGAACCGGCCATGTTAAATAGAATTAAACCTACTGCCTACATTGAACTAAATTGTTATTATTAATTCACGATTGTGGTCCACGATGAATTTAATGTTCATGGAATTGAAAATAGAACTTCCACACAAAATTAACAAAGTAGAATAACTTATCGGCAGTTGCAACAACCCATAGGCAATATTAAATCGACGATTGTGAAGGGTTGAAATGTCATTTGTTGTGAAACGACATTGCTCATTCGTGGTtcatgtttattattattattttttagtttAACTTATATTGGGCTATCAACATTGAATTATATCTTAAAAAATATTAGCTATTAAAGTATAGAATGTGGGttttaaaaatatgatttatataaatttttttgtcaaaagtattaagatggttcatttaaaattttttagGTAGGTCACAAATTTTAAGATTAAGTTATATAACttactattaaaaaaaaaaaaaaaaaaaaaaaaaaaaaaaaaaaaaaaaaaaaaaaaaaaaggattatgAGATAGCCTCACCAGTCACCACTATGTATGAATAATTTAaccatgatttttttttcatggtTAAAATCTCCAAATCCTATGGTCATTTCATCAATTTTCTCTTTTGCAAAATTCCTCCAAAACAGACCAGATTTTTTCTGTGTGAGTATATTTACATGTACGCCCCTTCAAATATTGACATGATGAGAAGAAACTCTATGGATTTCCCTGACCTTTTCTTTTATGTTTCGTGGAAACAACAGATCAAAACTTTTGGCTTTTGAAACAAAAACCATACAAAGCTGATATTTTACATGTGAATTTTGATCAAGT containing:
- the LOC111879880 gene encoding uncharacterized protein LOC111879880 produces the protein MTIIVRYLTLSYNFVTVEESFLGFLNVDDTSGKGLFDITLEELKSLGLEIDDMRGQGYDNGANMKGKHQGVQKRFLDINPRAFYTPCGCHSLNLTLCDMANKCVKGKNFFGFIQRIYTIFANSTKRWEILKDNVKAWSLKSLCQTRWESRVESVKAIKLQLVDVREALLQVGEKDNDVAIASEATSLAEKELGDFEFLVSTVIWYEVLNHVNILSKKLQSKDMHLDKAITEIKKKLIGYFKNYRETGFSKAIVEAKEIAIEMGIDPIFPQNRLIERKRRFEQFKEYDRVFGFLFPHNLRGIEDKDLKSYCHRLEKALKFEERSDIDVDELYTELKLFETLETNEFSNPIDVLKFLKELDYFPNASIAYRISLTIPVTVASAERSFSKLKFVKSYLLLGAFHGLLEEGYCWRR